In Streptomyces sp. NBC_01231, the sequence CTGGGCCGACGCCCGGGCCTGGGCCGCGACGATGACCGCGAAGAACGGGAAGTACTACTTCTACTACTCCGCCGACACGAACATCGGCGTCGCCGTCTCCGACTCGCCCACCGGCCCGTTCACCGATCCGCTGAGCAAGCCGCTGATCGCCCGCGGCGCCTTCACCGGCCAGATGATCGACCCTGCGGTCTACACCGACGACGACGGCCAGTCGTACCTCTACTGGGGCAACGGCGGGGCATACGTCGTCCCGCTGGGCGACGACATGGTCTCCTTCGACGCCTCGAAAGTCACCGACATCACCACCAGTGGCTTCCGCGAAGGCGCCTTCGTCGTCAAACGCAACGGCACCTACTACTTCACGTGGTCGGAGAACGACACCCGGGACGAAAACTACCGCGTGGCCTACGCCACCGGCTCCTCGCCCACCGGCCCCTGGACCAAGCGGGGCGTGATCCTGGAGAAAGATCTCGCCCTCGGCATCAAGGGCCCCGGTCACCACTCCGTGGTCCAGGTGCCGAACACCGACGACTGGTACATCGCCTACCACCGCTTCGCCATCCCCGGCGGTGACGGCACCCACCGCGAAACCACCATCGACAAGCTGGAGTTCGACACCGACGGCCTGATCAAAAAGGTCACCCCCACTCTGGGCAGCATCACCCCGGTCTCCAATGGCACCGCCCTGGCGACGAACACCACCCGCTCGCTCCAGTCCGTCAACTTTCCCGGCCGCTACGCCACCGTCCGCTCCGACAGCCTCGGCTACCTCGACCCGGTGACCTCCTCCAGCACCACGGCGGTCAAACAGAGCGCCACCTTCACCGTCCTCCCCGGCCTGGCCGACTCCGCCTGCTACTCGTTCCGTGACTCGTCAGGCCGCTACCTGCGCCACAAGGACTTCCGGGCCCGCTTCGACGCGAGCAACGGCACGACGCTC encodes:
- a CDS encoding AbfB domain-containing protein, with amino-acid sequence MATNTTRSLQSVNFPGRYATVRSDSLGYLDPVTSSSTTAVKQSATFTVLPGLADSACYSFRDSSGRYLRHKDFRARFDASNGTTLFNKDATYCARPGSATGSVSLESYNYPGRYLRHQNYELRVDAYQDNATFRADSSFRAVSPWA